One stretch of Tribolium castaneum strain GA2 chromosome 5, icTriCast1.1, whole genome shotgun sequence DNA includes these proteins:
- the Wdr59 gene encoding GATOR2 complex protein WDR59 produces the protein MAATWNNEYYIALEGRDLQANAMAVDNSGTYVLLAGRRYIAIRNLDEDLEVVQKFPRQSKYDVGAAEWNPTNHNRELCVISSNQRLEVLTWRSQELIQTHSLRAHTRVITDLNWHRSDPSLLASCSVDTFIHIWDLRDARRPSLSLSAIAEASQVRWNKISSHLLATAHDGDIKIWDQRKGTAPVQYVAAHLSKIHGLDWNPNVETQLATSSQDNTVKFFDMNNPRRAEYVLTTNAPVWRARFTPFGNGLVTVVVPQLRRGENSLLLWNTANRSTPMHTFVGHRDVVLEFEWRKQRAGSLDFQLITWSKDQTLLVWKIEPFLQKLCGHEPDEPREEIAISNESSEVVKIKKKTSPKIQPLQQEFSLLNVHIPNLEVTAMDPVNRTCTVFANVYNFSVYLQVSFPNAYPHGVPPTFQILHNSSVTEAAGAQLLQTLNHLAQQRVSKNRTCLESCLRQMVTTLEQLSADSENDRIFDNSYTEPNVFGGYNDAYIPFPRTSGAKFCSVGILVCFGRAPHTRRFSGKVEATTPRALSALETVFSKRSSDHVTVSAYYYQKQRLRVKQHSRNASKAIVHVYDVSGLLLTNRQLAEEYILDGDIATICKHNAASAAVVGRWDLVQAWTLAELIACTRNKDEEWYNHPFGNQLSEALISHYAQHSDIQMAAMLSCIFGKNEVNSSHQSKKSLKYTNDTSPYHAIPPMDLPSDEWVFPTLKHMRSTSLDNLRLNEIKNLLPKKNPSSSLHEYFKLSYAETLHRWGFLYNRAEVLKYMCGPPDKHEGVEFFTHCKNCLKPDLYGKHCTCSNCKKFSLNCIICHLSVRGSANCCIVCGHGGHTKHLKQWFEKRDVCPSGCGCRCLTETATIFAT, from the exons ATGGCTGCGACCTGGAACAATGAGTATTACATCGCTTTGGAAGGAAGAGATTTGCAAGCAAATGCTATGGCTGTTGATAATTCAGGAACTTATGTTTTATTAGCAGG GCGGAGGTATATTGCAATAAGAAATTTAGATGAAGATCTGGAAGttgttcaaaaatttccaAGACAGAGCAAATATGATGTTGGAGCCGCTGAATGGAACCCTACTAATCACAACCGGGAGCTTTGTGTGATATCG AGCAATCAGCGCTTGGAGGTCCTGACTTGGCGTTCGCAAGAGCTAATCCAGACCCACTCCCTCCGTGCCCACACTCGCGTCATAACCGACTTAAACTGGCACCGCAGCGACCCCAGCCTTCTGGCCTCCTGTTCCGTGGACACTTTCATCCACATCTGGGATTTGCGCGACGCTCGCCGTCCCTCACTATCCCTCTCTGCAATAGCAGAAGCCTCTCAAGTGCGATGGAACAAAATCTCATCGCATCTGCTTGCCACTGCACACGATGGCGATATCAAAATTTGGGATCAACGCAAAGGAACCGCTCCAGTCCAGTACGTGGCGGCGCATTTATCGAAAATCCACGGCCTGGACTGGAATCCCAACGTCGAGACGCAATTGGCGACGTCCAGTCAGGACAATACtgtgaaatttttcgatatgAATAATCCACGAAGGGCTGAGTATGTTCTGACGACGAATGCGCCCGTGTGGAGGGCGAGGTTTACGCCGTTTGGGAACGGGCTGGTGACGGTGGTGGTGCCGCAGCTGCGAAGGGGTGAAAATAGCTTGTTGCTGTGGAATACGGCCAATAGGTCCACTCCCATGCATACGTTTGTGGGGCACAGGGATGTGGTTTTGGAGTTTGAGTGGAGGAAGCAGAGGGCGGGGTCGTtggattttcaattaattacgtGGTCGAAGGATCAGACGTTGTTAG tcTGGAAAATCGAGCCGTTCCTGCAGAAGTTATGCGGCCACGAGCCGGACGAACCCCGCGAAGAAATCGCCATCAGCAACGAATCGTCCGAAGTGGtcaaaatcaagaaaaaaaccTCACCAAAAATCCAGCCCTTGCAGCAGGAATTCTCCCTTCTAAACGTCCACATCCCCAACCTGGAGGTCACAGCCATGGACCCCGTAAACCGCACTTGCACCGTCTTCGCCAACGTCTACAACTTCTCCGTTTACTTGCAAGTCTCATTCCCCAACGCTTATCCCCACGGCGTTCCTCCAACGTTCCAAATCCTGCACAACTCATCGGTGACCGAAGCTGCAGGCGCCCAACTCCTCCAAACCCTCAACCACTTGGCCCAACAAAGAGTATCAAAAAACCGCACTTGTTTGGAGTCGTGCCTCCGCCAGATGGTCACAACCCTCGAACAGCTTTCGGCGGATTCGGAAAACGACCGAATCTTTGATAATTCGTACACGGAACCGAACGTTTTCGGCGGTTATAACGACGCCTATATTCCGTTTCCGCGCACTTCGGGGGCTAAGTTTTGTTCGGTGGGGATTTTAGTGTGTTTTGGGCGCGCTCCGCACACTAGGAGGTTCTCAGGGAAGGTGGAGGCGACGACTCCGAGGGCCTTGTCGGCTCTGGAGACGGTGTTTTCCAAGAGGTCGAGTGATCATGTGACCGTGTCTGCGTATTACTACCAGAAGCAAAGGTTGAGAGTGAAGCAACATTCGAGGAATGCCTCCAAGGCGATTGTACATGTGTATGATGTTTCCGGGCTGTTACTGACGAATAGACAGTTGGCAGAGGAGTATATTCTGGATGGGGATATTGCCACGATTTGCAAACATAATGCGGCAAGTGCTGCGGTTGTGGGACGCTGGGATTTGGTTCAGGCGTGGACGCTGGCTGAACTTATTGCCTGTACAAGGAATAAGGACGAGGAGTGGTACAATCATCCGTTTGGGAATCAGCTTTCGGAAGCCCT aaTTTCGCATTATGCCCAACACTCTGATATCCAGATGGCAGCCATGCTGTCGTGCATATTTGGGAAAAACGAAGTCAACTCTTCTCACCAATCAAAAAAATCGCTCAAATATACG AACGACACATCCCCCTATCACGCAATTCCCCCCATGGACCTACCTTCCGACGAATGGGTATTTCCCACATTGAAGCACATGCGCTCCACATCACTGGACAATCTTCGTCTAAACGAAATCAAAAACCTTTTACCAAAGAAAAATCCGTCTTCGTCGCTACACGAATATTTCAAGCTCTCGTACGCTGAAACCCTTCACAGGTGGGGTTTCTTGTACAACCGTGCCGAAGTCCTGAAGTACATGTGCGGGCCTCCAGACAAACACGAAGGGGTTGAATTTTTCACCCATTGTAAGAATTGTCTAAAGCCGGACTTGTACGGCAAACATTGTACGTGtagtaattgtaaaaaattttcgcTGAATTGTATTATATGCCACTTGTCTGTCCGAGGATCGGCGAATTGTTGCATCGTTTGTGGGCATGGGGGACACACTAAACATTTGAAACAGTGGTTTGAGAAACGCGATGTTTGCCCGTCGGGCTGCGGGTGCAGGTGCCTTACAGAGACAGCCACGATTTTTGCcacttaa